The sequence CTAGGCTTCATGGGAACAGAGCCAACTGGGCTCGAAAGTGAAGATGTGAATTATGTGCATCAAGGCGGCAACAACAGGAATTTCAACAACTACCGCCAGAATCAAGGGGGTGGTAACTTCAAAAACTTTGGGAACATGGCACATCCCAACTTGTCCTATGGGAATCCTAACAACGCCCTGCAGCCACCACCGGGATTCCAAGTGTCGAATGGTCAAGTCATTGAGACGAAGAAGAATGAGCTTGGAGATGTCTTGATGGAGTTTATGAAGCAAACAGGGGAGTGTATGGCCAACTCCGATAAGAGGCTGAAACAGGTAGAGACAGAGGTGCAAGACTTAAGCATCCACATGAAGAGTCTTGACAATCAAATGAGTCAGATAGCTCAATCTGTGAGCAAATTACATACTCCCGGCCAATTTCCAGGGCAACCAATTGTGAACCCCAAAGATTGTAAGGCGATTCATCTTAGGAGTGGCAGAAACTATGAGGGTCCTTCTATGCTAGAGACCGCAGTTAAAAAAGAAGTGGAAGCTAAGGAAGTGCcggaagaagagaaagaagaagaggagatagAGGCGGAGTCACCTAATATGCCATCCGAGGTTCAACCCGAGGCAATTGTTCTACCCAAGCCAAAGGAAGTTAAAATTCCTTTCCCTCAAGTGGCGCAAAAGAAGAAGTTAGATGAAAAGTTTGTGAAATTTCTTGAGATCTTCAAGAGGGTACACCTCAACATACCTCTCATTGAGGCTCTCCAACAAATGCCCGGCTACCCCAAGTTCTTGAAAGAGATTATgtccaagaagaagaagttggtTGATTATGAAACCGTGAGCTTGACCGAGAATTGTAGTGCAATCATCCAACAAAAGATGCCGGCAAAGATGAAGGATCCGGGGAGCTTCAACATCTCTTGTGTGATCGGGAATGATAGGCAAACTAAGGCCTTGTGTGATTTGGGGGCAAGCATAAATCTCATGACCCTAAGCTTCTTCCGGAAGTTGAAATTTGGTGTCTTGAAGCCGACTACCATCACCCTTCAAATGGCGGATAAATCCGTCAAGTTCCCCAATGGAGTCCTCGAGAATGTCTAAGTGAGGGTGAATGATTTTATCTTCCCCGTGGACTTTGTTGTTTTGGACATGAAGCAGGATCCAAATGTTCCTCTCATCCTTGGAAGACCATTCCTTGCAACCGGGAAAGCTTTAATTGATGTCACTAAGGGAGAACTCACCCTTAGGCATGGAAATAAGACGGTCATCCTCTCTATGTTGGACAAGATCAAACGCCACGAGATAGAGGAATCAAAGATGGTGGAGGTAGAAGAATGCAAGGTGATGAATGTTGCATATGAGAAAGCTAAGGAGGATGAAGATGCGAAGCCCACTTGGTGGAAGAAACGGCTATACAAGCTCTATTTGGCCGCTAAAGCAAAGACGGGCCCCGATGATATTATTCGTGTGAGGTTGGAAAACAAGTAGATGAAGCTTTAAAGACGTCGAGCATACGACGATAAAAAGTTGCGCTATATGGGAGGCAACCCATAGTAGGTAACTTCTAGATTGTTTCCGTTTTAGTTTGTCTATCATATAGTTCTCACttctccaccaactttttaaacTTATTCTATGCATAGCcttgaataagtttggggggatgataTGGTGGATAGTGAGCCTTATGAGATgctttgttgttttatttttgttttagattGTTTAGTAGtcttttgttgcttttatttatgttttagggTAGATTTGTTTTGCTTTAAACCTCCGTGagttgttttggtttttggttgttgtggaattgaatttgaacttGTTTGAATTCTGGTTTCTTGGGGTAAAGACTAGTTGTTAATGATAAAAACTTCATCCATCTTTTAAGCTATCATGGTCTTTGACTTAAGAGTTTGAGTAATAGGTGCATAAGTAACGAATTGCTTGTTTGTCTTGATTCATGCTATTACCCGAGTGAGATTTGAGCCAAACATTCATTTCAGTGTAATTTATCATTTACTTGTTGTtgttctagaacttgctcccgATCATATTAAGTCTACATAGTGAATGTGAGTTTAGGAGAATGGCAtagttaaattattaataaacaatttattaaataatattaaagtCCCATCACTTTCTCATGTCACAATTTATGAATGATAACACCACAAGTGGGAAGACTTCACCAAGTCTTCGGCAATGAATGTCCTCACAAGTCATGACTACGATTGTGGTActcaattttgaatattattccCACTTTCACATTGTTGgcttgtttaattttaatatttggttATATTTTAAACCCCAAgtgatttatatatacatacataactAAATAAGGTTGCATTAGGTGAGACAATATCCACGtaccaaaatcaagactaaatctcagTTTGTTGAAGATGGAAGGCTAGgattatttcattaataatttaaggtaaataaatttactataacttttttttcaaaagcgAATCAAGGCTACCAACATAGAAAAAGGATAACACACGTTTGGTGTCCATATAGAGAGGTATCTTAAATCTTGTCTTGGTTCACTATTAACACTTTGAAAATCAAGCCTAATGGATAGATCTTCCCATCTCTACCTTCTTATTACATCACTCTTACTTCTTGAATGGCTGATTGATTATAGCTCAGCCAAATCAGATATCAATACTGATCGTTCTTCACTTCTTGCCTTCAAATCTCAAATATCTTTTGATCCCCATAATATATTGACCAAAAATTGGAGCTCTGGAAGCAATATCTGTAGTTGGATCGGAGTTACTTGTGATTCTCGCTATCACAGGGTGACTCAGTTGAATATATCTTCCATGGGCCTTGCCGGAACCATCCCACCTGAAATCGgaaatatttcttttcttgtttctttagATTTGAGCGAGAACTCTTTTCGTGGTCCTATTCCTTCATCTATTTTCAACATGTCAAGTTTAGAAGTTTTGAAATTGAGGAATAATAGTTTGTCTAGTAGCCTACCAATTGATATGTGC is a genomic window of Salvia hispanica cultivar TCC Black 2014 unplaced genomic scaffold, UniMelb_Shisp_WGS_1.0 HiC_scaffold_33, whole genome shotgun sequence containing:
- the LOC125198936 gene encoding uncharacterized protein LOC125198936, translating into MDPNSVATWDAMVELFLEKYYPPSEVLKRQAEVISYAMQPQENIQEAWKRFKYLMKRCPNHGLSSGQQIITFYRGATPEAVHELNMSAGGLLLRLGEDESLKVIERVASNDEGWKNEISKTYRVASTSDIDRMDMMSKQLDFLTGKLGFMGTEPTGLESEDVNYVHQGGNNRNFNNYRQNQGGGNFKNFGNMAHPNLSYGNPNNALQPPPGFQVSNGQVIETKKNELGDVLMEFMKQTGECMANSDKRLKQVETEVQDLSIHMKSLDNQMSQIAQSVSKLHTPGQFPGQPIVNPKDCKAIHLRSGRNYEGPSMLETAVKKEVEAKEVPEEEKEEEEIEAESPNMPSEVQPEAIVLPKPKEVKIPFPQVAQKKKLDEKFVKFLEIFKRVHLNIPLIEALQQMPGYPKFLKEIMSKKKKLVDYETVSLTENCSAIIQQKMPAKMKDPGSFNISCVIGNDRQTKALCDLGASINLMTLSFFRKLKFGVLKPTTITLQMADKSVKFPNGVLENV